In Nostoc sphaeroides, the genomic window CATAGCAGCTTTATCATGGCTATCTGCTGCCAAAACTTTGGCAAACTCGGCTCTAGCAAGGGAAAACTGGCGCTTGAGGTAATACTCGCGCCCTTTATGATAATGTTCAATCACTTGCAATTTTTCGCTTTCAATAGGATTGGAACGCAAACCCAGCAATTCGTATATGGCTACTGGCTCATTTCTACCCTTGACACGAATGTAATCTAGTTCCCTAGCCCAAATCTGATCTTGGCATGGCTTAAAAGTGTTATCGCTAATAATAATGTCGCAACCATATTGTTTACTAACACTTTCTAATCGAGAGCCAAGATTAACGCCATCGCCAATGGCGGTAAATTCCATCCGCTTACTAGAGCCGATATTGCCACTAATCACGGTATCTGAGTTGATACCAATGCCGATTTTTATTTTGGGCTTATCATCTGTATAGCGACGTTGATTAAATTCGTGCAGACGATGGCGCATTTCTAAGGATGTTTGCACTGCCATCCAAGCGTGTTCTTCTAATGGTAGGGGAGAACCAAAGACAGCCATAATGGCATCGCCGATATATTTATCAAGAGTGCCTTTATGTTTAAAGACTGCCTCCACCATTGATTCAAAATATTCATTAAGCATACTCACCACTTCTTCTGCTTCTAAGTTTTCGGTTAAAGTGGTGTAGCCGCGAATATCGGAAAATAAAATCGAAACTTCTTTACGATCGCCTCCTAGTTTAGCGTCATCTAATTTCAGCAATTCTTCGGCTAATTCCTGGGTCATGTAGCGGTACATCGTACTCTTGAGCCGCTTTTCATCACTGATATCTTCCATCACCACCAGCGCACCCCGGACTTGTTCTTGGTCGCTAGCATCAGCTATTGTGTTAATCGATAAATTGATACTGTGCTGTTCTGTACCAGTAGTTAAGAGTGTGCGATCGGGGTAATATTGCTCGCGGCCTTTTAAGTCGGTTGCATGTAAAGCATCCTGATACCACTTGCTAAAGTCACCTTCTTTGATAGCGATCGCATCAGTAACTAATTTACCTTCTAAACGGTCTTCTGGCTCCAGTCCTAGCAAACGCTTGGCACTTTCATTAGCGGCGATAATTAACCCGGCTTTATTAGTGGAAACTACTCCATTGGAAAGACTACGCAAAATATCCCGTTGCATTTGTTCTTGTTGCTTGACTGTGGCAAACAACTGAGCATTATGTAGTGCTACTCCCGCTTGAATATTAAAAGCTTCCATAAACTCTTCATCGTTGCGGTCAAAGCTAGCTTGGAAGTAGTCGGGAGCTTTGGGCCAATCACCTGGATTATAAGGTGGAAAATCCCCAGTTTTCTTTTTATTTACTAATTGGGTAACGCCAATCAGTTGTTGATCGGCGTTAAATACTGGCATACAAAGCAAGCTACAGGTGCGATAGCCATTTTGCTGATCGAGTTGTTTGGCAGTATCAGAATCAGGATGGTGGTACAAATCAAAGGCAATATTCAATTTCTTGCCAGAAGCCGCTACGATACCAGCAAAGCCTTTACCTACCGGGACTCGCAACTCCTTAGTGGAACCATCATCCTGGGTGATTTTCGTCCATAATTCATGGCGATCGCGGTCTATTAACCATAGTGTACTGCGATCGGCATTCATCAATTCTTTGGCTTCATCCATTACCCGTTTCAGGGTATCTTCTAAGTCGAGACTGCTTTGAGATAAAGACTTGATCGCCTTCATCAGCGCCGCTACTGCTCTTTGTTTTTGAGTGGCTACATAAAAAGAGCGCGAGGATTCTAAAATCAGGCGAATCGAAGGAGCAAATTCTTGAAATAATTGTTCGTCAGCGCGGATAAAACCTTTGGTATCAATGCGCTCTGCAAGTGGAGCATCGGGATTATTCCCAGATTTTAATTTATTCAATAATTGCGCTACCGCAACTAAATGTCCATGTTCATTTAATAATGGCAAAGCCAGCATGGTGTAGGTGCGGTAGCCAGTTCTTTTTTCTTGTTCTTGGGCAAAATGCGATCGCGGATCGTTATAAAAATCAAAGGGAATATTAATAACTCGTTTGAAGGTGGCGACTTCCCCAGCAATGCCTTTATCGGCGGGGATGCGAATTTCTAAAGAGCGATCGCCCTCTCCCTCAGCCAGAATCGACCAGAGTTCTTGTTTTTCTTCATCCAATAAAAATATCGTCGTCCGATCCGCCCCCAGTAATTCCCCGGTTTTTAAGGTAATCGAATGCAACATTTCTTGCAGAAGAGTTTCAAACCCCTGAGAATCCAGCATTGACAAGGTTTGATGGACAATCTGTAATTTTTGCTCGACATCCTGAACAACCTGCTTAAAAGTATCCTGAGTCAGGGGAGCAAGAAAGGTAGAAAAATTTCCTTGTCTTGTGGCAAGAGCACCCACAGGAGCAGAATTTGCTTGTAATTCGAGGTTTTCTTGGTTGTGAACACCAATAATCAAATCGGTGGTCTCCCCACAATCTTGATACACTGACATAATAGGTTTTTGATATAGCAGGATGAGATTTTAGATGTAACAATGCAATTAAATTTATGTAAGTGGTGCTAAAAGCAACAATTGCTTGATGTTATCCATAGTTTAATCGCTTGTTTAGCTAGCGTCATCCTGAGAAGTAAGGTGAAGTCAATTACTTATGGCCACAGTACAGATGCAGTAATACTCCGAACCCCTGCTACTGGTTACAAAGTCTTCTGGGGATCGTCAATTTTGTATTGAAGAAGAAGTCAGAATCAAGCAAGGCTATTTCATTCTCATCTAGTCAGCCTCAGAATGAATTCACCAGTCTAATAGCGAAAGTCGTCTAAAGACGACTAAGAGAAGGTTATTGCGTAGGTTGGGTTGAGGAACGAAACCCAACATTTTTGGGCATTTGTTGGGTAACACGAATGTTCAACCCAACCTACAATTATCCTTAACCCAAGCGTATTGGGTTATAGTCCGTTAAAACGGATTTTAGCTATGAGTCGCTGAACTTTACTTCAGTTCTGGGCAGTTTCTGTTTAGAACGAAATAGCCCTGAGAATCACTCTTCGTTGGGGATTCAGATCCCCGACTCGTAGAGAATTCATGCTGAATTCTGACGACTGACGCCTTTATTCTGTTTCAATAAGTCTAATAATGCGATCGCCTTCACCAATTCTTCTGGATCTACAGGCTTGGAAATATGCTGTTGAAATCCGGCTGCGATCGCTTGCTGATAATCTATCTCAGCAGCATAAGCAGTTAAGGCGATCGCTGGAATTGTCCCGCCTTGCTCTGGTTGCAAACTCCTCACCTGTCGCATCAGCATGTAACCATCCATTTCTGGCATCCCAATATCGCTAATGAGTAAATTTGGCTGGGATTGACTCAGTGCAGTTAAAGCTTCAATGGCTGAGGCTACAGCAGTCACAGTTGCACCATATTGTTCCAGCATGAAAGGCAAAAACTCTCGCATATCTGCGTCATCATCCACCACGAGAATATCTAAACCAGACAAAGGTAAGGACTGTCCCACAAGTGAGGAGTTATCTTTTGCATCTTTGATTTTTTTGCTTTCATCCTGTAAGCATGGAATTCTGACGGTAAAAGTTGCTCCTTGTTCTTCGCCCAGGCTTTGGGCTTGAACAGTTCCCCCGTGAAGTTCTACAAGATGCCGGACGATCGCTAATCCTAAACCTAAACCACCAAATTTTCGAGTTGTGGCACCATCTGCTTGACGGAAATAATCAAAGACATAAGGTAAAAACTCAGGTGCAATTCCCTTTCCTGTATCAGTGACGCAGATTTGTACCTGTGAGCTAACTTGCTGTAATTTAATTTTTACTTGTCCCCCAGTGGGAGTAAACTTAATGGCATTAGAAAGGATATTCCAAAAAACTTGTTGCAATCGATTGGCATCGCCTAAAACTGGACTTAGGCTACATTCAATAATTGTCTGAATCTCGATGGACTTAGCCTGTGCTGATAAACGCACTGTCTCGATCGCAGCTTCAATGACTGATATTAAATTAATGGGGCAGAAGTTGAGGTTAAGTTTACCCTGAAGGATGCGGGAGACATCAAGCAAATCTTCAATCAATTGGGTTTGTAACTTAGCGTTGCGCTCAATGGTTTCGAGGGCGCGATCGCTTGTTGCTTGATCAAGTTTGCGGGTTCGCATCAGTTTTGTCCAACCTAAAATCGGGTTAAGCGGTGTTCTCAATTCATGAGACAGCACAGCGAGAAATTCATCTTTGATCCGGTTTGCTGATTCAGCAGCGCTTCGTGCCGTTCGTTCGGCTTCGTAAAGATGGGCACGAGCGATCGCTTGGGCGCATTGTTGAGCAACAGCCAAGATAAACGCTTGATCTTCTGCACTCAGTTGTTGAGACTGGGCAAATCCCAAACTTATACCGCCAACTGCCCAACCTTCTACCATCAATGGAATAGAAATCCAGCCTTCAAAGTCATATTTGGAGTAAGTTTCAGCTAAATTAGGGTAACGAGCAATCCGATTTTTTGTTGATTCAGCCCAAATAGGTTGCCCAGTCCGCACAGCTTCTGCTAAAGGAGAGGGTGAATCAATAGCAAAATACCGCCAAGTGTTTACCAACTCTTGGTTATAGCCAACTGCACGCACAATTTCCAGTTCAGTTTTACTTTCATTCACCAAGGCGACGAGGGCAGAATTGGCTCCCAAGGCAGCCATGCTTTGCTCTACAATGACTTCAGATACTTGGGCTGGTGTCAAGGATTCTGAAAGGGCAGCCGTGATGGATTGAAGACGGGCAATGCGCTCTAATGCTCGTTCTGCTGTTTTTTGTGCTTGCTGCGCTTCTTGGTAAAGGCGGGCATTATCGATGGCGATCGCAGCTCGATGGGCAACATCTTCAGCTAGTGACAAGTCAGCAGTGCTGTAACGACGTTCTGATTCAGCAGTAATAAAGGAAATTGCACCAAAAATCCGTCCGCGTGCCATCAATGGCAAAATCATACAGGACTTTAAACCAAGTTCACGCACAATCCTTAGATGTTCTGGATCTTGGATAGCTGCTGCTAGGGCTGCATCTGAAATTTGAGCTATCAATTCTGCAAGTCCAGTCCGCAGAACTTTAGCCACACCTTCAGGTGCATCCAACTTTCTGGGATAACGCTGATAGAGTTCCCAACCGAATTTCACTTTCTCTGGATCTCGGTGAGCAACTGCTACCCGATTGATTGATTGGTTGTTTTGCAGCAGATCAACGCCGCACCAATCGGCAAAGTAGGGCACAGCAAGGTTTGCCACACTTGCTAATGTGCTTTCATAATCGAGGGAAGAGGCGAGTGTTGTGCTGATTTGAGCCAAAAATGTTGCCCGTTGCTGATCGGCTTCTGCTTCCTGTCGGGCGGTTTGCTCTTGAATCAGTTGGATACGTTCGGCTTCAGATTGTTTGCGCTCTGTAATATCAAGCGCAACACCACTCATGTGTGTGGCTTTACCTGCTTCATTAAAAAAGGCTTTTCCTCGGCAGGCTGCGTAGCGAATACTGCTGTCATCTCGAATAATTCGATATTCTAAATCATGCTCCACGCCTTCGTTAATCGCTCGGCTCAACGATTGAGCTAGCAATGCTCGATCGTCTGGATGCAGACGAGCTAAAATTGCTTCAGCAGTGCCAGTAAAGGTTTCAGGTGTTAACCCAAATAATTGATAAATCTGCTCATCCCAGTTAAAGCGATCGTTGGCAATATCCCAACTCCAAACACCGATTTGGGCAGATTTCAACGCCAGATTAAGTTTTTCTTGGCTATTTTCTAGACCTTGATAAAGACGAGCATTTTCTAGAGAAATAGCAATTTGAACTGTCAAAATCTCCAGTACGGAAAGTTTGTCCTGCGTAAAGGCGCTGGAGATTAGATTATTTTCTAAATATAAAATACCAACTAATTTCGACTGAAGCGCGATCGGTAAACAAAGTACAGATTTAGGTTGCTTTCGGATTATATACTCGTCTTTTGAAAACAGATTTTGCTCAGTGGCATTCTGTAAAATCACTGTTTCTTGAGTTCGCTGAACATAATTCAGCATTGATTGCGGAATAACCTGTGAAATTTCACCATCTAATACAGGTCGATAAACATTGAGCTTTTCTGCTTGGGGATTAAATTTAGCTTCTACTGCGATCGCCAAATTTTGCTCATATTCAAGCAATAAATAACCAATTTCTGCTCCCGCTTGCTCAATAACAATTTGCATTAAAGTTTTCAACAACCGCGAAAACACAATTTCACTAGATATAGTTTGAGACGCTTTCACGACCGATAAAAAGTCTAGGTGTTCACCTGTGCTGAAAAATGTTCCGTTAGAGACAAGCTGTTGTTGTGACAATAGCTGAGGATAGGATTCTTCGAGGTGCTTAACTTTAGCAGATGCCTCCCAGCGTACATAAGCATTTTTAGCTTCTTGCAAGTAGGTTTTGGCAATTAATTCAAAGTTTCGTTCTACATAAAATTTAGCGCCTAACTCATTAGCTAAAGCTTCATATTGCACAAATTCTTGCTCACGGGCTGAAGCAATTGATTGCTCATATA contains:
- a CDS encoding GAF domain-containing protein, with product MSVYQDCGETTDLIIGVHNQENLELQANSAPVGALATRQGNFSTFLAPLTQDTFKQVVQDVEQKLQIVHQTLSMLDSQGFETLLQEMLHSITLKTGELLGADRTTIFLLDEEKQELWSILAEGEGDRSLEIRIPADKGIAGEVATFKRVINIPFDFYNDPRSHFAQEQEKRTGYRTYTMLALPLLNEHGHLVAVAQLLNKLKSGNNPDAPLAERIDTKGFIRADEQLFQEFAPSIRLILESSRSFYVATQKQRAVAALMKAIKSLSQSSLDLEDTLKRVMDEAKELMNADRSTLWLIDRDRHELWTKITQDDGSTKELRVPVGKGFAGIVAASGKKLNIAFDLYHHPDSDTAKQLDQQNGYRTCSLLCMPVFNADQQLIGVTQLVNKKKTGDFPPYNPGDWPKAPDYFQASFDRNDEEFMEAFNIQAGVALHNAQLFATVKQQEQMQRDILRSLSNGVVSTNKAGLIIAANESAKRLLGLEPEDRLEGKLVTDAIAIKEGDFSKWYQDALHATDLKGREQYYPDRTLLTTGTEQHSINLSINTIADASDQEQVRGALVVMEDISDEKRLKSTMYRYMTQELAEELLKLDDAKLGGDRKEVSILFSDIRGYTTLTENLEAEEVVSMLNEYFESMVEAVFKHKGTLDKYIGDAIMAVFGSPLPLEEHAWMAVQTSLEMRHRLHEFNQRRYTDDKPKIKIGIGINSDTVISGNIGSSKRMEFTAIGDGVNLGSRLESVSKQYGCDIIISDNTFKPCQDQIWARELDYIRVKGRNEPVAIYELLGLRSNPIESEKLQVIEHYHKGREYYLKRQFSLARAEFAKVLAADSHDKAAMLHLLRCQHWLQSPPTESDWDEGVWTFQEK